The following proteins are encoded in a genomic region of Cervus elaphus chromosome 15, mCerEla1.1, whole genome shotgun sequence:
- the LOC122709467 gene encoding GTPase KRas-like: MTEYKLVVVGAGGVGKSALTIQLIQNHFVDEYDPTIEDSYRKQVVIDGETCLLDILDTAGQEEYSAMRDQYMRTGEGFLCVFAINNTKSFEDIHHYREQIKRVKDSEDVPMVLVGNKCDLPSRTVDTKQAQDLARSYGIPFIETSAKTRQGVDDAFYTLVREI; the protein is encoded by the coding sequence ATGACTGAATATAAACTTGTGGTAGTTGGAGCTGGTGGCGTAGGCAAGAGTGCCTTGACGATACAGCTAATTCAGAATCACTTTGTGGATGAATATGATCCTACGATAGAGGATTCCTACAGGAAACAAGTAGTAATTGATGGAGAAACCTGTCTCTTGGATATTCTCGACACAGCAGGTCAAGAGGAGTACAGTGCAATGAGGGACCAGTACATGAGGACTGGGGAGGGCTTTCTTTGTGTATTTGCCATAAATAATACTAAATCATTTGAAGATATTCACCATTATAGAGAACAAATAAAAAGAGTTAAAGACTCTGAAGATGTACCTATGGTTCTAGTAGGAAATAAATGTGATTTGCCTTCTAGAACAGTAGACACAAAACAGGCTCAGGACTTAGCAAGAAGTTACGGAATTCCTTTTATTGAAACATCAGCAAAGACAAGACAGGGTGTTGACGATGCCTTCTATACATTAGTTCGagaaatttga